In Vitis riparia cultivar Riparia Gloire de Montpellier isolate 1030 chromosome 19, EGFV_Vit.rip_1.0, whole genome shotgun sequence, the following proteins share a genomic window:
- the LOC117908480 gene encoding probable glutathione S-transferase parA, which yields MANSDQIVLLDFFPSVFGIRVRLALAAKGVEYEGKEEDLTGGKSSLLLKMNPVHKKIPVLIHNGKPICESLIIVEYIDEVWKDRCPLLPSDPYQKAQAKFWADFIDKMVYPCSKKLWTAKGAEHEASKKEFLDRIKLLEGELKSYPYFGGESLGFLDIAFLPFYSRFYTFEAFGNFSIEAECPKLVAWGKRCMEEEFVSRSLPHPHKMYDLVVEFTKKVGI from the exons ATGGCCAACAGTGACCAAATAGTTCTGTTAGATTTCTTTCCAAGCGTTTTTGGGATTAGGGTAAGACTTGCCTTGGCAGCCAAGGGGGTCGAGTATGAGGGAAAGGAAGAAGACTTGACTGGAGGTAAAAGCTCTCTGCTCTTGAAGATGAATCCAGTTCATAAAAAGATTCCCGTTTTGATTCACAACGGTAAGCCCATATGCGAGTCCTTGATAATAGTTGAATACATTGATGAGGTTTGGAAGGATAGATGTCCTCTGCTGCCATCTGATCCTTACCAAAAAGCACAAGCAAAGTTCTGGGCTGACTTCATAGACAAAATG GTATACCCATGCAGTAAGAAGCTGTGGACAGCCAAAGGAGCAGAGCACGAGGCCAGCAAGAAGGAATTCCTAGATAGGATTAAGCTATTGGAAGGAGAGCTTAAATCCTATCCTTACTTTGGTGGTGAGAGCTTGGGGTTTCTGGACATTGCTTTTCTCCCATTTTACTCCAGGTTCTACACATTTGAGGCTTTTGGGAACTTCAGCATAGAGGCCGAGTGTCCCAAATTGGTGGCATGGGGTAAGAGGTGTATGGAGGAGGAGTTCGTGTCCAGATCTCTTCCTCACCCACATAAGATGTATGATTTGGTGGTGGAGTTCACGAAGAAAGTTGGGATATAG